The Dioscorea cayenensis subsp. rotundata cultivar TDr96_F1 chromosome 16, TDr96_F1_v2_PseudoChromosome.rev07_lg8_w22 25.fasta, whole genome shotgun sequence sequence AGCGCTTTGTTCTCTCGCTCTCATCGAGCTCTCTCTCGAAGTGTTCGGAAACCCTAGAGTTTGATCGATCGAGCGAGCTGGCGAGAATGGAGGAAGGCTCGAATTGGGGTGGCTTCGCTTCCGATGAAGCCCTAGGGATCTTCACCACACGCCTCAAACCCTTCTCCATTGATCTCTTCGACTTCATCCAGAACCCCAAGAAGGACGCCTCCTTCCTTACCGAAATGGTTTCTTTCCTTCGCCGCGCTCCCGAAGAAGCTCTACAGCCTTTTCTTGagtaatcaatcaatcaatcaatcccCTCCTTCGTTTCTCTCTGATTGTTTGGTTTTTGGCGCTGAGCTGTTtgtagggtttagggtttgatgaTCGTTTTGATGTTTaggtttatgattttttttcttatcttttgtgctTGTTTCAGCTTGACTATGCTGCCGCTTTTGATGCTTATGGACGTGGCGGTGAAGTGTCGATCGGAGAAGAAGGTTAATTTGGGCGATTCGGTGGGAGGTCTCCTGGTCAGTGATTTTGTAGCGGAAAAGATACTGCTCTGCGTTGAGGAAATCTTGAAGAAATGCCATTTAGGTTCTGTTGATCAGGTTCGTGAATACCATTTGATAGCATTTGGTTACATTTTGTAGCTTGAATTCACATGTCTATCACTTTGAGTAGTTCATTTGAAATTAGTCTGTTAAAACATGATTTTCCAGATGGTTGTTGTGCTGAAGAAATTAACATCAGGGGCTTTGCTTTCTCCATCTGAGGCAGCTGAGGAATTTCGGGAAGGAATTATTAGATGCTTGAGGGCAATGCTTCTCAGGCTAGCGCCATGTTCTGCTGCTTCTTGTACTTGCAAGCAAGTTTCTAGCGTGGCTCCCATTTCCATTGAAACCTTACAATCCCACCAGCGTTTGAAGCACTATCAAGGTGACGAATGTTTGATTGCGTTTCTCCAGTCTCAAGATGCTTCTGCTGCAGTTGGACACTTGCTCTCAATTCTCCTCCAAGTAAGTGATTGGAGTGGTTTTCTGTTTCTTAAAGTGGGTGAAttgtctttcttctttcttttgctttatcaTTTGAGCTTGTAATGATTTCCCTCCTACATTGTCTAAGACTGCACATGTTGAGGCTGCAAGAGGACATCTTGGCAGTGGAAGACTAAGGAAGGAAGCATTTTTGACTCTCCGTGTGCTTGTTGCAAAGGTGACAACTtgaccatatttatttatttcaatttttaactGACCAAGCTTATGTAATCCACAATAGAATCGTTAACTTCTTATCATCATTTTAACTGCCAGGCTTTTGACCAGTGGAAGGCCACATGTCTTTGTCATGTTCTATAAATTAGATTTTAAATTAGATATGAAACACGCCTCTTCATTCTAGTGTATTGCCATGGATAATTTATTTACAAGATGGAGCTTAACTATGCTACCTAAGTAATGAGCAACAATACGGGATTGTTagacatatataataaaaaaattctaaattacataaaaatactGAGTACTTTATCATGTATTTACCATTGTGATAGTTGAGATTGTTACCTGATGATTATCTCATTCGATGCTACCAGAAAGGATCCTCATAAAACAATAAGCAACTTTGCTGTTACCAGCTTCCTTCTCCTAGTCTCATCCACCATGCAAAATTAGCAGAGTGATTAGCATTCTGCAATTCATAGTTCATATCATCACACTCATAATTTCTGTATCAGCATTTTGCAGAGGTCTGTTCACAGTTATAAAGCAACCTGTTGTTCCACTAGTTCAATGCGAAGCTGACTTGAGTCTACTTTTGTCGCCTCTTCTTTATAAGTAGCTTATGATTTGTAACCTCTTATTAGATTCACGGGAGCATATGTGAGGTGTTCTCTTCCTATTGCATGATATGATGAAGCATAAATTTCAAGATAGGTGTGCACGATACGAGGTCCTAGAGTCTTAGGCTGTTCCACATTATggtttatgtttattattttgtagcCTCTTCTTTATAAGTTGCTTATGATTTGTAACCTCTTGTTAGATTCACGGCAGCATTTGTGAGGTGTTCTCCTCCTATTGCATGATATGATGAAGCATAAATTTCAAGATATGTATGCACGATACAAGGTCCTAGAGTTTTAGGCTGTTCCGCATTATGGTTTATGTTTGTTATTTCTCTTGCAAATTCTCACCTTATTAGTATCTAATTTGACATGCAAGTTATATTGGATATCTGCCTACAAGCCTTATTAAGCTTTCACTTGTAAGCTTGTGCTTTTCTTCATGGTTTGCATGTTTCTTGTCTTACttcattgaaatatttttttataggttGGTACTGCTGATGCTCTTGCCTTTTTTTTGCCTGGCATTGTTAGTCGGTTCTCGAAAACTTTGTTTGTATCAAAGAGCATGATTACTGGTGCAGCTGGAAACACTGGGAGCCTTGAACATGCAGTGCGTGGCTTGACTGAGTTCCTTGTGATAGTTTTAAGTGATGATGCTAACACTTCTGGCCTTGAGGCCTCTTACGGTGACGTTAGTAGCTTTTCTCCAAACAATAGAAGAACTAGCCAAGCTATTCTTGATGCCCTCCGCCAATTACCTTCAAGCTCTCTAACTCATTCAGAGAATGTGGTCGAAACGTCTTCAATTCAATCAACAGCAGTCTGTTCTTCAAATGATGAGGCTCATGCTGAAACCAATGATTATGGTCCAAGGTCTTTGTACGTGAAACGGTCAAAAGAATGGCTCGAAAAAACTTCCGTGAATGTTGATAAAATGTTGTCTGCTACATTTCCTCATGTATGTATATTTCTTCCTTGACAATGGTTGTGTCAAAGGCTAACTAATATCTTCATGTCTTTAATCTTCATTATGAACTCTATAGAATTTTTGTAGCATTAAGTTTGTTGTCCAACTGATCATATGTTGTTTGTCAGCTCTGTGCCCATCCCTCCATAAAGATCAGGAAAGGACTGGTGGATGGTATAGCTGCATTGTTGTCTAATTGCAGTTACACTTTACAGAGAAGCAAGTTGATGCTCTTGGTGAGTTTTGGAATGTGATGCTCTTGGTGAGCTTTTAATATGgtagcaataaaaaaatatgaaccatGTATCCATCTagctttttacttttaaatagaCATTATCTGGTGTTTTGTTATTCCGCCCTCATGTTTTTCTCTTAGATATCTGAACTGTTATCCATCCTTGTATTTTCCTGTTTAGTTTTTTGCTTAGGTGCTTTAATTAGTATCCGCCTTAGGCAATTTAAGTTTTTTCCGCTTTTATTAGCCTTACTGTCATCATATTATCCTGAATCAAAGAGTCTAAACAACTCTAGGTACTCAATCTACATAATGATGATTTCCCTATTGTGATTCTAAGGAAAAGCTGATATTTCAGATACTGTTtgattaaaattacaaatttatgaaTTACTGAATTTTGGATCAGGTAAATGCCCTTACATACTTTCAGATTTCCAAATCATGGCAACTGTAGAGAACTCTTAATCTCAATGCATTTGGGTCAAATTTAGTCTTATTCCTAGCATAGCTATTGTTATTGTGGATTAGTAAGACATGCTAAATATTGTGAGGGAAACATTAGTACTTGTTGAAGTTTGAATTCTTTAGAGGAAACAATATGATTTTTTAGATGTTCACCTGTGCTCCATGTAATGGTATTGATGTTTTCCTAATTATGATAATTGCAGGAGTGTCTATGTGTTCTAGTTATTGATGATTCGGATGTTGTCTCTGATGCTGCCCTGCACTCCCTTGAATCTCTTTTCATGTCGGTAAAGAAAAGTTTtgatgaaaatgagatttctgaAATATTTACCAGGTCTGTATCTTCTCAAACTTTATCAGGATATGTTACTAGGTAAACATTCAGATTGCATCTGATGCATGCTTGTGTGGCAGGCTTATTGAGAGACTTCCAATAGTAGTCCTTGGAAGTGATGAGACAGTTGCAGTCTCCCATGCTCGGAGATTACTTGCATTAATGTACCACACTGGTCCAGAAGTTGTGGTTGACCAGCTGCTTTGTTTGCATGTAAGTGTCATTTTGTAGGgatgttttgaatttttgtgtAGACATTTGTTGTATCGGACATGTTTCTATCTCTGTGGATTGATAAATCAGCATTAGATCaatcatttcttttcaatttttttttaatgacttgCGATATAAGCATAGGCTGAATGTGCATAGTAGAATGCCTTAATATCAGCTTATCATGCTAGCTCCTATGAAAAATCTCAAGAATCTCATGAACATAAGGGACATAATTTGTGCATTAATAATCAGTTAACTTCAACATGTTTTCTTTACACCTGTAAAATATCCAGTTAAAATAAGCCTAAATTTCCTTTGGCTCTTATCATACTGAATCCAGTTGATATATTTATAGATGTAATCCTTTTGCATGAGAAAGTTtggaacaaaaaaatttaactagaAAGTCATGCTGTGTGACAAATCTTTGGCGTTATATAGTTGGCTAGCAGTTCACTCATGCAACTTGGTGGTCCTTGAATCTCTTGTTCTGGTCATAGTAATTGCATCAGATATTGCAAGTTATTTGTTCAATGACTTCAGGAACCTCAGTTCAATACAGTCTTTCAACCTCAGTTCCTAATCATTGCAACCAGTCAGTCTCATTTTATGCCTGGTATGAGAAGCTGTACCACGTGGATTTGTCTCCTGCTTAGGTGCAGCATATGCCCAAATATAAACATTACATCATAACAATGTAGTTTGATATTGTTGCATGTGAGGTTTCACCTTTTATGAGTTGCCACCATCTTCCATGTTGCATAAACTGGTCTGATTGGTTCTGTCGTgttctatttatatatagatagttaCTTGGATTCAATCCAGTGTGATTGAAGGATTATGTGATCCCTGCTGACCTACTTGCCAAATGAAAGTATATTAATctctttatttatctattttttatttctttcagtGGGCATGTTTGCTTAGTTTGGATGCTAATGCTAATCTGCAATCTTTTTTTAGGCAAAAGCTGTTCAGTTCTTTGATTCTTTTGCTTTAGGCCTGGGCCATAATTCACAGTATACTGGATCTGTGAATAATGTTATCTTATCTAAGCCACTTTCGGTTGGATACTTGCTTTCTATCTCTGAGTTAAAAGCTGGCTCTGTCGTTGGGTATTCAAATAATGGTGCTGCTTATGGCACCACATCTGCTGCATCTAAAATATCTGTTCTACATGATGAGGGTTCAGAAAAGTCTGCTGATAGTGCAAATGGTGGTTTTGAGTTTCCCCACATGCCACCTTGGTTTGTTCATGTTGGCGGCCAGAAGTTGTACCATGCTCTTGCCGGAATACTTCGACTTGTTGGTCTGTCTGTAATGGCAGGTACACTTGGTTTTTGGACATCCAACTATTATgagaaattttttctttttcttttttgtgagTAGacctacattttttttatttattaaattcttcTTACAGAAGACCAGTTGCTGATTTATTgcatttaatattattcatggttcttatttctttattattcttcatgcATGTCTTGTTGTTAGATCACAGAAGCAAAATATCATTGTCAAGTGTGATTGATATTCCACTAAATTATATCCAGAAGTTGATTTCGGAACTTCGAATGAAGGAATACAGTAAAGTTGGGTGGCAGACATGGTACTCTCGAAGTTCTTCAGGGCAGTTACTCCGTCAGACAAGCACTGGAGTGTGTATTCTTAATGAAATGATATATGGGTTATCTGATCAGTCGGCTAATTTCTATAAGAGACTTTTTAGGAAAATTGGGACGAAGGAAGAAGATGCGCTAGCAAAAGAGTGGGCTTTTAGATCAATTTGGAGGCTTCGCCAGGAGAAGGATGCTAGAGACCATATAGTCTACTGTCTTGGCAGCATTATGCATGAATATCTATCGTCTGAAGTGTGGGGCCTTCCAATCGATCAAGATTCACATCTCCTAGAGCATGAAGGAGAAGGAAATCTTTCATTGCATTTTTTCCGCGATGTTACAATGCTTCACCAGGCAAGACAGTGCGATCATTTTTAACCCACGAATTTGTTTCCATTTCCCAGGTGCTGATGGCACCTCATTGTGTGTGAAACACATTCATATCACTGAGTGGGCTGGTTTGATTCTCTCTGTTCAGGTTATCATAGAAGGAATTGCCATCTTCAGTATAATTCTTGGGAGGGATTTTGTACATTGTGGCTTTATGCATTCTTGCCTTTACTTGTTACTTCAAAACCTCATCTcttcaaacaatcaaataagAAGCGCATCTGATGCTGCTCTTCGTGTGGTTTCTGCAGCAACTGGCCATTCTACAGTAAGTAAAAAATTATAGGCAAATTATACTATGAATTTCCATCAACATTTAATGAcggtgctttttttttttgtgccagGTAGGGCATTTAGTTGTGGCGAATGCAGACTATATCATTGACTCTCTTTGTCAACAGCTGCGCCATCTGGATCTCAACCCCCATGTTCCTGATGTGCTTGCTGCAATGCTTTCTTACATTGGAGCTGCTCATGATATATTGCCGTTATTAGAGGAACCGGTATAATATTACCCCTAAATTTTGTCATATAATGCTATAATTACTTAATTGgtcttttttttcatgttattgAATGCTGTTTGTTTTGCTCCCTAAAATCTACCAACTCAAAATCTATCAGAAGTTCTGTGATGTTTTAATCGATCTTTCTCAGGTCCATAGGTGGTATGCATTATCTATGTgagttttgtttctttctttttgtttatttattttttgaatttgtttcattaacctcgTCCCTTGATGATTCCTTAGCATGTAGCTTCACCTTCCATCTTTTTCACTTCATGCTTTTGAACTAATAATAGCCTTAGATGATTGAGTTGTTCACAGCCCCCCGCTTGTAAAAGGTTTACCTTTTAACTATCTTAGCGATGAAGCTTATTACGTGCTGatgtttgcttgaataaatgatattaaaattctTGGTCAATTTGCATTGAGGTAAGTTCTATCTGCTTCCTACATTCCCTCCCCTGGAATGTCAACATATCTGTACATATGCAGTCTTGGAAGTCAAGTTCAAATTTTCAGAAGTCCATGTTTTTTCAAATGCTTTTCACTGATGTTGGAAATTACAACAGATGAGAGGCGTCTCTTTGGAGCTGGAGGTCCTTGGTCGGCATCAACACCCAAATTTAACTGTTCCATTTTTGAAggttattttcatttcttctgGTAGATGATCCTGTAGTTGTTGTAATTTCCTTTTGAGATATTGTTTATTGTGTTGCTTTCTCTGGGCAATTCTCCTGAGAATTGCAAAAGtccttcattttattatttttaagtagaACTATTTGCTCTAAAATTCGtcatttaaaagtttatttaaaTTGCCATGCGTAtttaatattcaattttttcttcttatgttACTGATGTAGGTTGTGTCTGGCGCTTTTTTCAATCATTTGTTCCATATTTCActtattatttgtttacttCTATTTTTTAGGCAATGAGAGAAATCACAAGGGCGTCTTGGCATGAGGCTTCCAAGTTGCCGAGTGAGGCCATGTCATTTCATGAACTTGTCTATCTTAAGGTCTGCAGTGTTGAAAATA is a genomic window containing:
- the LOC120279058 gene encoding uncharacterized protein LOC120279058 isoform X2, translating into MLLRLAPCSAASCTCKQVSSVAPISIETLQSHQRLKHYQGDECLIAFLQSQDASAAVGHLLSILLQTAHVEAARGHLGSGRLRKEAFLTLRVLVAKVGTADALAFFLPGIVSRFSKTLFVSKSMITGAAGNTGSLEHAVRGLTEFLVIVLSDDANTSGLEASYGDVSSFSPNNRRTSQAILDALRQLPSSSLTHSENVVETSSIQSTAVCSSNDEAHAETNDYGPRSLYVKRSKEWLEKTSVNVDKMLSATFPHLCAHPSIKIRKGLVDGIAALLSNCSYTLQRSKLMLLECLCVLVIDDSDVVSDAALHSLESLFMSVKKSFDENEISEIFTRLIERLPIVVLGSDETVAVSHARRLLALMYHTGPEVVVDQLLCLHAKAVQFFDSFALGLGHNSQYTGSVNNVILSKPLSVGYLLSISELKAGSVVGYSNNGAAYGTTSAASKISVLHDEGSEKSADSANGGFEFPHMPPWFVHVGGQKLYHALAGILRLVGLSVMADHRSKISLSSVIDIPLNYIQKLISELRMKEYSKVGWQTWYSRSSSGQLLRQTSTGVCILNEMIYGLSDQSANFYKRLFRKIGTKEEDALAKEWAFRSIWRLRQEKDARDHIVYCLGSIMHEYLSSEVWGLPIDQDSHLLEHEGEGNLSLHFFRDVTMLHQVIIEGIAIFSIILGRDFVHCGFMHSCLYLLLQNLISSNNQIRSASDAALRVVSAATGHSTVGHLVVANADYIIDSLCQQLRHLDLNPHVPDVLAAMLSYIGAAHDILPLLEEPMRGVSLELEVLGRHQHPNLTVPFLKAMREITRASWHEASKLPSEAMSFHELVYLKVCSVENKDRESIDISDADLSFEECEDMLLKLNEMKRYRRIVGSIVGSCLNAAVPLLGSMTESECLLALDIVEDVASSLAKVEEAYKHEKETKVAIEKVIQIYASNGQEDTVDVDDDADENRLLPAMNKIWPYLILCIKNKVSVAVIRRCTNVISRSIQTSGGDFFVRRFHNDGHVIWNLLAPSPLPLRMKNTSSLDKRPILLPYRSTSQTSEDPIAEASSLKIQAAVLIMIAEISGNKRSASALEAVLKKLSGLVVGVSFSSAKGLQEASLKALSGLASMDPDLIWLLLADVYYPMKKRDIPSPSDLELSSMSELLPRPVSSKEFLYVQYGGEACFDVDPSSVDIVFQKMQSQVLS
- the LOC120279058 gene encoding uncharacterized protein LOC120279058 isoform X1, whose amino-acid sequence is MEEGSNWGGFASDEALGIFTTRLKPFSIDLFDFIQNPKKDASFLTEMVSFLRRAPEEALQPFLDLTMLPLLMLMDVAVKCRSEKKVNLGDSVGGLLVSDFVAEKILLCVEEILKKCHLGSVDQMVVVLKKLTSGALLSPSEAAEEFREGIIRCLRAMLLRLAPCSAASCTCKQVSSVAPISIETLQSHQRLKHYQGDECLIAFLQSQDASAAVGHLLSILLQTAHVEAARGHLGSGRLRKEAFLTLRVLVAKVGTADALAFFLPGIVSRFSKTLFVSKSMITGAAGNTGSLEHAVRGLTEFLVIVLSDDANTSGLEASYGDVSSFSPNNRRTSQAILDALRQLPSSSLTHSENVVETSSIQSTAVCSSNDEAHAETNDYGPRSLYVKRSKEWLEKTSVNVDKMLSATFPHLCAHPSIKIRKGLVDGIAALLSNCSYTLQRSKLMLLECLCVLVIDDSDVVSDAALHSLESLFMSVKKSFDENEISEIFTRLIERLPIVVLGSDETVAVSHARRLLALMYHTGPEVVVDQLLCLHAKAVQFFDSFALGLGHNSQYTGSVNNVILSKPLSVGYLLSISELKAGSVVGYSNNGAAYGTTSAASKISVLHDEGSEKSADSANGGFEFPHMPPWFVHVGGQKLYHALAGILRLVGLSVMADHRSKISLSSVIDIPLNYIQKLISELRMKEYSKVGWQTWYSRSSSGQLLRQTSTGVCILNEMIYGLSDQSANFYKRLFRKIGTKEEDALAKEWAFRSIWRLRQEKDARDHIVYCLGSIMHEYLSSEVWGLPIDQDSHLLEHEGEGNLSLHFFRDVTMLHQVIIEGIAIFSIILGRDFVHCGFMHSCLYLLLQNLISSNNQIRSASDAALRVVSAATGHSTVGHLVVANADYIIDSLCQQLRHLDLNPHVPDVLAAMLSYIGAAHDILPLLEEPMRGVSLELEVLGRHQHPNLTVPFLKAMREITRASWHEASKLPSEAMSFHELVYLKVCSVENKDRESIDISDADLSFEECEDMLLKLNEMKRYRRIVGSIVGSCLNAAVPLLGSMTESECLLALDIVEDVASSLAKVEEAYKHEKETKVAIEKVIQIYASNGQEDTVDVDDDADENRLLPAMNKIWPYLILCIKNKVSVAVIRRCTNVISRSIQTSGGDFFVRRFHNDGHVIWNLLAPSPLPLRMKNTSSLDKRPILLPYRSTSQTSEDPIAEASSLKIQAAVLIMIAEISGNKRSASALEAVLKKLSGLVVGVSFSSAKGLQEASLKALSGLASMDPDLIWLLLADVYYPMKKRDIPSPSDLELSSMSELLPRPVSSKEFLYVQYGGEACFDVDPSSVDIVFQKMQSQVLS